Below is a genomic region from Leptolyngbya iicbica LK.
AACGGAGCGAAGTCCAGTCAGGATGGGCAATCAAGGCGTGTGATGGCGCAACCACCGCGATCGCAGCCCTTCGCTCAGCCACTCATGCCCCCTCTAAATGGGCCGAATATTGCGCTGTATGAAGGAATGTGCCCTGGGAGGGTGATCAGCGTACTTGAGCTTCTCCGTAGGAGTACCCAGGCTACCTCGTATTTTTCCGCCGATATTGACAGCAGTGTGTGAGGCGTGATGCATCATTTAGTCCCCATATCCTGCCTGAGCAATCAGAAGAATTAACAACTTTTGGCCGATCTATTAATGGGTTCGGATATATCTAGTGCAGGTGTCGATTTAAGTGACCAACTTTATAAATTGTTTAGAAAGTAGTTGCCAATCTCACCTTTGGGGTATGGCATCAACCATTGCTCTTCACACGAGGTTCTCACATGCGTACTCTTTCTAAGATTCAACTTTTAGTGGCGGCCACCTGTGTCGCGACGCTTTCAATGACGTTGTCAGCGCAAGCAGATGACAGTCTTGAAAAGACAAATGTTGCGAACAGTTTATTGCCCTTAGAAGGACGCAGCGTCGCCGCCCAAACGGATGAAACCTTGCTCGATTCAGTGGCTAATCGCATCAATAATCCTGAGACGACCCAAGACAGTTCTGAGACAACGGAGGTCTTGGGCGAGGGGTTGATTGATGATTTGGTGAATGAGAATGGTGACATTGACCTCCCGCTAGGACTGACTGTTTTTGACGCTATGGGTACCACGTCCATTGGGGTTGGCAGCAGTTTCTAAACTTTCGTACGTTAGACATTGATGGCGGTATCAAGACTAAAATCTTCACGAAAAATTGTGCAACTACTTGCCGTATGAATCGTGTATTTGGGGCGGGATTATGAGGGATTGCTGTTGCACATGCAACGGGAATGACGATCGCTATAACCACCCCCATCATGAGCGATCGCTTGACTGAAAAAGTCGTTTATTGGTGCTGTTCATGGATGGCTTGGACGCAAGTCAGCAACGGCCATCGCCCGGTTATCAGTACCCACAGTATCGATCAGAGCGTGGCTGACGGTCGCTATGCTGTGATTAACAGCAAACGTACTTAAGTGAGAACATTTGTGCGCTGAGCTCCTGCGAGTGCTGAAGCGTCAAGTGCGTCCGTCCGTATGGATTTATCAAAACTCTACGATCGCACCCAAACTGGGCAGCTACTTGCCGACCAGCTAGCCGCTCAATCCTTTGCCATGCCGGGCTGGGTGATTGCGCTACCGCGTGGGGGCGTCCCGGTAGGCGCAGAGATTGCACGGCGGCTCGGTTGGCCGCTAGATATTTGGCTGGTGCGTAAGCTCGGAGTTCCCAACCAGCCCGAACTCGCGATGGGGGCGATCGCGGCCCCCAACATCCAGATTCTGAGTCAAGACTTGATTCAGCGATTAAAGATTTCGTCGGCGCAAATTCAGGCGACCGTGCAGGCCGAGCAGCAAGAGTTACAGCGCCGCGACCAGTGTTATCGGGGTGGGCGATCGCGACCCAACATTCAAGGTCGTCCCGTGATTGTGGTCGATGATGGCGTCGCAACAGGGGCGACTTTTCAAGCGGCGATCGCGGCCATCAAGACCTTTCAGCCCCTCAGCATAACCGCCGTTGCCCCCGTCGTCGCTCCCAGCAGTTGGCAAACCATTAGCGCTAAAGTGGATGCCAGTTTTTGCATAATAGCGCCTCCCTCCCTCGGTTCGATTAGTCAATGGTACGAACACTTTGAGGCGGTTGATGACGCCACCGTGAGCCAATATTTAGAACACTATCGAGACGCTGAATAGCCCAGGGTTCTCATCTCTGGATTCAGCGTTTTATGACGACTATCGACTAGGGGACATAGAGCTGTCGTTGTCTAATATTGCTTGCAGCAATTCTTGAACCTTGAGCGCCGTCGCGGGAGCCAGCAGGACTCCGTTACGGTAGTGTCCGGTTGCCAAAATGCCATTGCGAATGCCCTCCATCGGCTGAATCACGGGAGCCGCCTGCCCCTGGGGACGGGGACGCAAGCCGTACCAGGTAGAGAGAATGTTCCCCGCTTTGAGTGCCGGACAATATTCGATCGCGGCTTGCCAGACGGCCTCGATCGCTGCCGCCTCGGGCAACGGCGATCGCTCCCCATCGGGCGGAAACTCCACCGTGGCAGCGACTCCGTAGACGCGATCGCCCATCGGCACCAAATGCACATCATCCCCATTGATTACCGGTTGAAAGGAGGCATCTCCCAACCCCTCAGGCATTTGGATGCGTAAGCCTTGGCCCAACACCGGCATCATTGGCAGCATCTGGTCTAACTTGCCTGCCAATCGCTCGCTGCCCAGGCCAGCCGTCACGATCACGACATCGGCGGGGTAGGTTTGAGACGCGGTTTGAACGGCTTGCACGCGATCGCCCTCTTGCTCAAAGCCGACCACCGCAGTGTCAGTCTGCAACTCCGCGCCCTGCTGTTGCGCAGCGTTGATCAAAGCTTGAGTGAACGCTGCCGGCATAATTTGCAGATCTTGCGGCGAGTAAATACCCGCCACGACCTGATCTAGCGATAAGTGGGGGCAAGCGGCGGCCACCTGATCGGGCGACCAGATTTCCAACGGCCAGCCCTGACGCTGACGAATGGCTTGCAACGATTGCCAGCGAGGCAGGCTTTCCGCCTCAAAACACAGACTGAGAATCCCTTGAGAATTGTGGGGAACGGGCTGCCCTAACTCGGCCAGTTCGGATAAAAGCGTGGGGTAACGGCGCAGGCTAGCTTCCCGTAGCCGCCAGTTGCGTCCTTTGACCTTGTGGCTAATCACGCCCATCGCAATGCCGAGGGCGGCCCCGGTCGCGCCCTCAGCGGGAGAATGTTGTTCTAACACAGTGAGGGTGTGAGAGGTGGTGCGACTGAGCTCATAGGCGATCGCCGCCCCCACGACCCCACACCCAATGATGACAATGCGAGCCATCAGCGCTTACACCGAGAGATCAGGCACAAGTTCAACAAATGCGTTGAAATCATCCAAGGCTTCACGATACTGTTTGCCTGCTTCGATCTGGTTGTAGTCTTCAGCGGCGGCATCCAGTTTTTCTAAATGCGTGCCAATCTCTTCCGCGTAGTATTTCGCTTGTTTGGCATCCTGAGGTAATAACCGCACGGCGACCCGATCCAGGCGGACCCGCAATTCGCCCATGGGGCCGTGAATGAAGGAACTGATATCGACCCAATTTTTATTCTGAATGTAGTCTTCTAACTCGGGGAAGCGATCGCGCAGCTCGATTACCCGGGGCGCAAAAATCTCTAACTGAGCAATCTGGTCGCTCGAGTAAGTCGTGGGCTGCGCGACCTCGGCCCCTCCACAGCCGACGATACAGGTCGCGACCACCGCGAGCACCACACTGAGAACGGGGCGTAATCGAAACCACTTCATCTTGCTAAACATAGTTTTGGTGCATCTTGCGTAACTTTGCGTGAGCCAATTTATACTCACACTTCATATATTAGAGGGTCACTTCCGCCCGCATATCTACCCTCTAGCGATAGACATGCCCGCCCGCTGGCCCACACTGTCGAACGGCTAGCTTCGTGTTTCAATGGAACACAGCTAAGGATGGAACGAACGATCGCATGTTGCCCAAAGCAGACCTCCTCAAATCAGTGGAAAACCCGGCAGCGGTGACGCGGGTTCTAGACCTGGCCGAGCAGTCAATCCGCACGTGGGAGATCGGCTTTACCGATTTTCTTTCGCCGCCAGAGTTGGTGGAATGCCAGGAAATCTTTCAGCGACTGACCGAAGTCCATTTAAAGGCTAGCGGCGGATATCCCCAGGCCGAGCGTCAGCGGGCCGCGATCGCCCGCACTGACTTGCCGTTGGACGAAGTCGAGCCGCCGTTGGCGTTGTTGGATATTGCTGGCAACTTTTTGTTTGACACCGCTACCCATCGCGACTTTTTGGGAGCGCTGCTGGGCGCGGGCATTGTGCGCGAAAAAGTCGGCGACATCATCGTCTTGGGGGAGCGAGGGGCGCAGGCGATCGTTGCGCCTGACTTGGTCGAGTTTTTGGAAATGAGTCTGACTCAGGTGCGATCGGTGCCCGTGAAGACGCGGCAAATCGACTGGAGTGAACTGCGCGTTCGCCAACCGAAGAAAAAAGAAATGACCACGGTGGAAGCTTCCCTGCGGTTAGATGCGGTGGCTTCTGCCGGATTTGGCATGTCGCGCAGCAAAATGGTGGATCTGATCAACACGGGAGACGTGCGCATCAACTGGAAGTCAGCCAAACAAGCCAGCCAAACCATAAATGCGGGTGATCTGATTTCGATTCGGGGCAAAGGTCGGCTCGAAATCGGCGACATCGCCATCACCAAGAAAGAGCGCTATCGCATCCAGCTAACCCGCTACGTCTAAGCCGCGCTAGCCATAGTTTGAGAAACGATGGAAATGGTCTTGTGCGCATTAGTGGTCGTTGTCATCCCATGCCCCGGAGACGCGCTATCGCTCCTCAAACTCCCCGCGAGCCCCGCTACGATCGCATCTGACGCTTCAGGTCTTCCAGTTCAGCCTCCGTTTCCCACCGCTGAAAGGTCTCTTCGAGCGGATCTAGCGGTTGCTTATAGCTATGGGGCACGCTTTGCTGCCAGCCTGCCGTTTGTTCACTCCGACTGGTGGCTGTAGCGGCCGCGCGGTTAGCTTCCGCCGTCGCAATTTTAACCTTGAGTTCTCGACGGCGATCGTGAATCTGGCGCTGCAATTGGCGAGTCTTTTCGATCTGGTCTTTAACGCCCTGCATTTGTCCCCATAGGTGGTTGCCCTCGCGCAGTAGCGCCGCTTCTCGGGCCTGGGCAGGCTGCGCTAAATCTTCCCGGTTAGCGGCTTGGGCTTTTTTGGTGCGCTCGTGCCAGCGCTGAATTTCTTGGGCGGTTTCCAAAATGCCGTCTTCAAGCTGCTGCTGCCGCCGCTTCAGCGTCCCCAGTAAGTTAATGGTGTCTTCTTCTTGCCCCCGGAGTTGCTCTTCTAAAGCCATGAGCTCCAGGTGAGGATTGGCCTTCAAAAACTCATCTAAGCGATTTTCTAAAAATCGGCTTAAATCATCAAACAGTCCCATGTCGCCGACTCCTTGGGTGAACTGTTTTCACTGTAAGCGATGATTGGTAACAGGTTGGCGCGATCGCCCACAATGGCGCGTTTCATCCTAAGCGGCTCAGGTGACGCAACCGCTCCAGACTCGCACCCCGATCTGCGCACTGCCAAAAAGTCATGACAGCCTTATACCTGTTCTGGGCTTTACCGCTAAACTTGGCCCTCACCCCAACCCCTCTCCCAAGCTTAGGAGAGGGGCTTTGAAGAGATGGGTTTTGTCATCCTGCTTCAGAGAATTAGTATGACCTGTCCAGATATTTGCCCCACCCTCAATTCCTTGTTCCAAAATTTGGGATGAGGGCTGAGCTAATGCCGCAAGGACGAGAAACCTACTAACCTGTGTGATACGGCGGATAACCGTGCCTAAAATTCTTGGCCGATGTACAAAGTGCGCACCTCACCATTGCGGCGGACGACGGCTTCTTCGTTGGCGACTGACACGAGCAACCAGCCGCTATTGCCAATCCGCTCGCCAATGTAAACCCGCTGCGGTACGCCCGCAATTTCAAACAGCGCGGCGGAGCGATCGCCCAGTTCCAACACGCCTAAGAGCGTTTGGGTATTGACTGCGGCGGCAGCCGGGGCACTGGTCGTTCCGCTCGGCGTGGGGAGATAGGCACTATTGGGCGCAGTGGGAGTCGGCATCACAGCTGCTGACTGAGAGGCAGGATAGGGCACATACACCCGCTCAATCACGTTGACCTGGCCAGGAACGCCGGGGACACCATTCGGTGCGCCGGGGGGCAGCATATTGTTAGCCATTGGCGGTAGGCCCGCCCCGTTGCCACCATTGAGCGCAACGGTCACCTCTCCCACATTGCTAGCAGCGGTCGGAGTGGCCGTTGCATTTTGGGCAATCACCTCTAGCGATCGCCGCAAATACTCTAAAAACTCAGCATTGGCATTCACCACGGGCACTTCCGTCGGCACTGTCGCGGGGGCCACTGCGGCTAACTCTGCCGTTTGCCGCTGCTGCATCCAGACCCCCAACGTCGCGAGCATCATCAAGCCCGCAGCGCCGAGCAAAGCTCGATTGACCGTCCAAAAGCTTTTGACTGGCGTTGGGGGCGTCGGCGTAGTTGACGGAGCCTTCCCCGCCTCATCGTCAGTTACGGGAACCAATGGGGTTGAGACCGTCGCCAGGTCAGTCGCGATCGCGGCTGTCGCCGGGTCCAACAGCTCTGACGCCGAATCGCTAACAGCAAAGCTCAGGGGCATCTCGGCAGCTGGCGGGGGTTCCGTCACCGTGGGCTGAGCCAGCTTTGCTAAGGCTTCTTCATCACCGTCTAAAGCGCGCTCAACATCGCCAAATAACTCGCTCATCAATTGATCAGCCGAAGCATCCGCCATCTGAATCGGATGCGACGACTCAGGTAAAGATTGAGAATCGATTGGGGGAACTTTGCTATCAATCATGCTGTGATTCCGCAGAATAACCGTGCTTAATATCGTCAATTATGGTAGAGACCACCCAAAGCATTTAAAAGCCTGCATAGACGTTAACAAGCCAGTTGCAGATGCCACACATCCACGGCAAATTGCTAAGAAAGTTAACAAGTTTGCGCCGGGGGTTGACGACTGAAAGAACGCCGCTGTGTTTTTTAGATGCCGAGGCTACGGCTCAATATTAATCGCGGTTGGCAGAAACGGAACTGTTGAGACGATTTTCTTACAGGACGGATCAGCCAATCGAGAGCAATGCAGCGGCACGACGCGATCGCTGAGCCCACTGTGTTAGTATGCAGGATGTCGATCAACGGGATGTAGCGCAGCTTGGTAGCGCGCCTGCTTTGGGAGCAGGATGTCGCAGGTTCGAATCCTGTCATCCCGATTCAACTAAATGTATGGCCGATTTGCTCAGTGGACTAGGGGCTCATCGTAAGGTGACTGAAAATTGCTAGCATTGCTCGCAATAGAGCGATCGCTCAGCTATGACTCAACGGTGGCTTTAGTCAGTTGAGTGCGGGGCAGTTGGTATGGTGTTGGGACGGGCAGCCGCGATCGTGCATTAGCACGAAGTCAAACGTCGCTATGGGATATCGCTCAGTCATCTGGCACGAGGGCGATTGCATGATGAGCAGTGAGACGGCAATGGCAGACGCACCCCGATCCTGATACCCCGACTAGCCCCCGCAATTGTTGTTTTTAAGGATGGATTTAGAGGCTTTATGCAAGGGATTTTTCGCCGATTAGCTTCCACAGGTTTGACCGGACTGGCGATCGCCAGCTGTGCGTTGATGGCGCCAGATCCGGCATTGGCCTTGTCAGAACAGGAAATTCTGGAAAAGTTAGAGTCTGTCCCAGTCTTTCTCATCGTGAACGGGGATGGCCAATCGCTGACGGCCAGTGTCGGCGAAACTGAAGAAGAGCAAGTCCAAGTGCCGTTAGTCTTCATCAATTCCATTGAGGCAGAGAATTTTTTGGCGGCGGCAGCCGAAGAAAATTCGCCCATCGTTGAGGGGGCCCAGCTCGCCGTCTTGCCTTTGAACGAGGTGTATTCCGAAGCGAGTTCTCAGCTCGACAGCCCCGATACACTGGTTTACGTGCCCAGTACTCAGTCGGTGCAGCAGGCCTCGCAAATTGCCCAGCAAGAATTTCAAGGGGTGCCCCTTTACGCGGCGGTTGATCTGGAACAAGGTCAATATTTGCTTACCAGCGACAATACCTTGCCGATGTTCTTTTCGTTAGCCGACCTCCAATCGCAGGTTTCCGTATTGTTGGAGAATAACCCGGCCATGGAAGAGGTCATCGGGGTTGAAGTCACCACCTTTGAGGGCATTTTGCGCAATATGGCAGCCAATGATCCAGATATCGACGACTTTTTAGAACTGGTGCAGTTCGTGCCGGCTTCTGAGACCTTGCAATACCTGGAGTCGTTATCCAATGGGGGCAACTAAGGGAACTGCTAGCAAATAGCGTTCCTGTCCGGTGGGGTTTGGCACTGCCAAACCTCTCCAACAACGTCGCTGCTTTGGGGATGTTTGGCAGGGTCATGCTCTGATTACCTGCCAAAGGTCAACAGCATCTGCTGGCAATGAACGCCCAGATCACCAGGACACCGCGATCGCAACCAGTCACGGCATCAGAGCACGATCGCGGTTAACCCACATGGAGCGTTATTCGTTGGCATGTTCAATGATGGGGCAATAGTCAGCATCCATTTTTTGGCGCTGGTCAGCTTCCCGAATCAGCACTTGTAGCTGCTGCTTCAACGCTTGGAGTTGTTGAATGCGATCGTCAATTTCGACGACCTTTTCTTGAAATTTGTGGCGCACGTTTTGACAAGGCCGCTGCCCCGAATCAGCAATGCCCAAAATATCTTGAATGTCATTGAGACTCAGCCCCAGCGCCT
It encodes:
- a CDS encoding phosphoribosyltransferase, producing MDLSKLYDRTQTGQLLADQLAAQSFAMPGWVIALPRGGVPVGAEIARRLGWPLDIWLVRKLGVPNQPELAMGAIAAPNIQILSQDLIQRLKISSAQIQATVQAEQQELQRRDQCYRGGRSRPNIQGRPVIVVDDGVATGATFQAAIAAIKTFQPLSITAVAPVVAPSSWQTISAKVDASFCIIAPPSLGSISQWYEHFEAVDDATVSQYLEHYRDAE
- a CDS encoding NAD(P)/FAD-dependent oxidoreductase: MARIVIIGCGVVGAAIAYELSRTTSHTLTVLEQHSPAEGATGAALGIAMGVISHKVKGRNWRLREASLRRYPTLLSELAELGQPVPHNSQGILSLCFEAESLPRWQSLQAIRQRQGWPLEIWSPDQVAAACPHLSLDQVVAGIYSPQDLQIMPAAFTQALINAAQQQGAELQTDTAVVGFEQEGDRVQAVQTASQTYPADVVIVTAGLGSERLAGKLDQMLPMMPVLGQGLRIQMPEGLGDASFQPVINGDDVHLVPMGDRVYGVAATVEFPPDGERSPLPEAAAIEAVWQAAIEYCPALKAGNILSTWYGLRPRPQGQAAPVIQPMEGIRNGILATGHYRNGVLLAPATALKVQELLQAILDNDSSMSPSR
- the psbQ gene encoding photosystem II protein PsbQ; translated protein: MFSKMKWFRLRPVLSVVLAVVATCIVGCGGAEVAQPTTYSSDQIAQLEIFAPRVIELRDRFPELEDYIQNKNWVDISSFIHGPMGELRVRLDRVAVRLLPQDAKQAKYYAEEIGTHLEKLDAAAEDYNQIEAGKQYREALDDFNAFVELVPDLSV
- a CDS encoding photosystem II S4 domain protein, with the protein product MLPKADLLKSVENPAAVTRVLDLAEQSIRTWEIGFTDFLSPPELVECQEIFQRLTEVHLKASGGYPQAERQRAAIARTDLPLDEVEPPLALLDIAGNFLFDTATHRDFLGALLGAGIVREKVGDIIVLGERGAQAIVAPDLVEFLEMSLTQVRSVPVKTRQIDWSELRVRQPKKKEMTTVEASLRLDAVASAGFGMSRSKMVDLINTGDVRINWKSAKQASQTINAGDLISIRGKGRLEIGDIAITKKERYRIQLTRYV
- a CDS encoding TIGR04376 family protein — encoded protein: MGLFDDLSRFLENRLDEFLKANPHLELMALEEQLRGQEEDTINLLGTLKRRQQQLEDGILETAQEIQRWHERTKKAQAANREDLAQPAQAREAALLREGNHLWGQMQGVKDQIEKTRQLQRQIHDRRRELKVKIATAEANRAAATATSRSEQTAGWQQSVPHSYKQPLDPLEETFQRWETEAELEDLKRQMRS
- a CDS encoding Tic22 family protein, which gives rise to MQGIFRRLASTGLTGLAIASCALMAPDPALALSEQEILEKLESVPVFLIVNGDGQSLTASVGETEEEQVQVPLVFINSIEAENFLAAAAEENSPIVEGAQLAVLPLNEVYSEASSQLDSPDTLVYVPSTQSVQQASQIAQQEFQGVPLYAAVDLEQGQYLLTSDNTLPMFFSLADLQSQVSVLLENNPAMEEVIGVEVTTFEGILRNMAANDPDIDDFLELVQFVPASETLQYLESLSNGGN
- a CDS encoding MerR family DNA-binding protein codes for the protein MSNTQPELLKIGQVSSQSQLPVKTIRFYEERGLIQAAKRTSGGFRLFAPSVLPRLSFIRQSQALGLSLNDIQDILGIADSGQRPCQNVRHKFQEKVVEIDDRIQQLQALKQQLQVLIREADQRQKMDADYCPIIEHANE